The genomic segment TTCCCGCCATGAAATAAGCCGGAATGTTGTTGAAACAGTAATCTGCTTGAACCGTGTGCAGTTTGCCACCTTGCTCATAAGTCACCTCAACACCGTTATCACGGTTAAAGATTTTCTTCACTTGCGCGTTGAGTACAGGTTGGGTTTTGAGGTGACGTAAAAAGCCTTTGATCACACCGTCCATTCCCCCGACAGGCTCCATTAGCGGCTCGCACCAATCGTACAGCTCTGCTCCTAAAAGCCCGCCATACCAAAACTGGCTATCGAGCATGGCTTTTAATTCAATTGGTGCGTGGGGAGTCGGAAATTCCAGCATGCGATCAGTCGTAGAGCCTGCTCGCTCACTACCAATGTATTTACCGTTTTCGGTTAAGTCACCATAGGTTTGCGAAAACTTCATGAGTTTCGCGACGTCTTCTTCAGACATCATTTGATCAAAGTTATGTGAGTCTGCTGACTTCCACAGTAACTCTGACATTAACCCGCGCACATCTGTGTGGTATTCAATAATACGCTTTGGTTTACCGTCTAAGGAGTTGTCGTCATGAAAATATGCCATCTTGCTGCTGTTGGCTTTGATCTGTAACGGTACATTCAATGCTCTGCAATAGTGCAACAAACGTCTATGGTGGCCAGGAATACGTGCAGGACCGCAGTTAAAATACAAATTATCTTGTTTATCAAATTGGCAAATTTGGGTATTGCCCATTTCATCGATTTTGTCGCCGTTGCGCACGGTTAAGTTACGCCCGCCAGGTCTAAACGAGGCTTCTAAGATTGTGCAATGAATACCCGCTTTTTCGAGCTCAAGTGCAGTGGCTAATCCCGCTACACCGGCTCCTAGAATAAGGGCTGTAGGTTGTTCGCCTTTAGCGGCAGGTGTGATGTGAACAGGCCCAGAATAACTATCATCAGGCATTAACCCTAAGGCAAGACTGGTTTTAAGTAATGCTGATGAACCGCCTGCTGCCCCTACATAATTGAGAAATTGTCTTCGAGTAATATTTAGCATAAGCGTTCTAACGTACTTCCTAATTTATCGTTCTAATGAGTTGCAAAATCAGGTTTATATGCTAACGACACGCATCAAATCACAGAACGCACAATAGTATTGTGCCGCCCCATATTTTTTTTATACCCCTTAATTTATAAGGGATTGAGTGACACTAAAGGGAAAATAAAGAAGCTTCTAAGCCGTATCCTTTACAAAAAAGCATAAGTTATGCGGCATTAAAATTGCTCTTCTCCTCGTAACGTTAGTTAACAACGATAAGTAACGCATTTGGTAGCGAAGCATGATTCCATTCTTTACTGAGAACTGACTCTTTATTTGGAGCATAAGCTCAATCATAGAGCATATGCCAGATCGGCACTTAATTTGCTGCCATGTATTTACTAGGCAATTATTTGAACAAAACAGCGTGAATTTGGGTACTGAATGAATACAAAACAATTAGAGTATTTTTTGGCCACAGTTGAGCAAGGAAGTATTTCAAGTGCAGCTAAGGTGCTAGACGTCGCGCAACCTGCGATCAGTTTACAATTGGCGAACTTAGAACATGAATTAAAAATCAAATTATTCGAGCGGAATTTTCGCGGAGTATCTCTTACGCTTGCAGGAACGCAGTTTGAAGAACATGCGCGGTTAATTTTAAACCAAATTAACACCGCAAAATTCGATCTTATAGGCCTACAAACCGAGTGCAAAGGCAAAGTCGTTATCGGCCTTAGCCAGTCATTGTGCAATGTGTTGTCAGTGCAACTACAAACCGAATTAGAACATCGTTTCCCCAACGTCGAATTGGCATTTAGGGTGGGCCCATCCTATATGGTAGAAAGCTGGTTTGCTGAGCAACAAATTGATATTGCCCTGTGTTACAACGTTGAGTTGAGCAAACATGCCGCCAGCTCACTGGCGCTGATGAACGAAAATTTGTATCTGTATATCTCACCACGTCCAAAAAACCCAAGTTACAGTGAGCTAACCTTGTATGGCTCAATTCCCTTCGAAGCGTTGCAAGATTATGAATTATTTATGCCCGACCGCAGAGATGCTTTGCCTAAGCTACTTGAAGAACAAGCACACAAGCGAGGGATTAAGTTGAAAACGCGAAATGCATTTGGCCAGTTAATGACCACCTTACATTACATTTCCCAAGGCTTCGGCTTAGCCATATACCCCTCTTCTGCAACCTGTCATCTAGAAGTTAATCATCAAATCAGGGCGATAAAAATAACTGAACCAGAATTAAAGCGTGAAGTGTATTTGCGCCTAGCAGATCATCAACATAAAAATCCTGCGGTAGCGGCTGTTTTTGAGCTTATTCGCGAAACCACGGCAAACTTGCATGCAGATAACAGCTGGCGAGGTGAATTATTGGATAGCAAATACCAACAGCAGTCTGTGATTAATATTGAATCCGCCGTGGCCGGCTAGGTGTTTGCTACCTAGCCTCTTTTACTGACTATATTTAGCAGCTAAAGCAGCCCTAGCGTAAAATATGTAGCGCTTGGGCTCCGCTCATTCCCGTTTCTACACCTAATTGACGTGCCGCTTTTGATACTTGGGTTACCGGTCTTTGTAACATATCATCATGGGTTTTCACTCCTGAGACTATAGCGCATGCTTCACCGGTTTTTTCGCACGTTTTCACGTCAACGTAAGCACACGCAAGTAGCCCTTTGGAGCCCTGTATGGTTAGCAAAGGTAACTCTAATTCAATCCGTTCGCGCTTTAATTCTCCCCAGTTAAATTCTGACGCTTGAGCCCCAATACTAAACACTAGGCTGAGGGCAGCCCCAATTATCTTCACCATATATCGACTCCTCAAACATGTTTTATAATAAAGTAGACGCGAACTTTCGCAGTATTAATGCCAGTCAGGCAGCTCAGTTAAGAGCCGTGAAAATCTTAAGTACTTGATTTTGTTGCACCAAAAGCGAGAAATTAGCGAGGTGTATTGCACTCATTTGTCGCCACTGTGGGGCGTTCATAACGAGAACGTAGCCTTCATAAGCGCTGCCTTTATAAGCGCTGCAACTAAAAAACCACAAGCAAACCTCACAACTTCCGTACTAACGCAACATTGCATAACACAGCAAGCCAACAATACTAGAAATTAAAAAGCTCAAAATGGCCCCTTCTTTAACCATATCATTTATGCTGACTTCACCTGAGCCATAGACAATAGCATTGGGCGCAGTAGCAACAGGTAACATAAAAGCACAGCTGGCTGCCATGGCTGCAGGGATCATAAATAGCGCAGGGTCGTTATCAGAAGATATTGCAGCCACTGCCAAGATGGGCATAAGCAGTGTTGCAGTGGCGGTATTGCTAGTGATTTCCGTTAGATAAGTCACGATCAAGCAAATGGCTAAAATAACCATTACGAGGGGCAAATTCGTCAAACCCAGTAACCATTGCCCAAGAATTTCGCTTAAACCAGAAGCGCTAAATCCTTTTGCTAATGCAATGCCACCCGCAAACAAGAGTAGTACGCCCCATGGGATGTTTTTAGCGGTCCCCCAATCGAGCAATCTGCTGCCTTTTCCATTGGGAACCACAAACATCACCACAGCAGCGGTTAAGGCGATGGTGCTGTCACCCGCATAAGGAATATCAAACCAGCCGCTCCAACCGCCAAAAGGTTCGTTGCGGGTTATCCACGCCAGCGCAGTTAAACCAAACACCCATAAGGTTCGCGATTCTTCTTTACGCCAGGGGCCCAGTTCTGGCAATTCAATATCATGCTCTAATGTCACGTTGCGCGTCAGCCATAATGCGATAATAGGTAAGCTGATTAATACCACCGGCACGCCCACTTTCATCCAGGCTAAAAAACCAAACTCGTGCCCTGTTTGCTGTTGATAAATACCGGCAAATATCACATTTGGTGGCGTTCCGATCAGGGTTCCCAGTCCACCGACACTCGCTGAGTACGCTATCCCCAAAATTAAAGCGACTTTTAGTTTCGGGTTGTCTACATGGGATAATACCGCCAATGCCATTGGCAATATAATAAGTACAGTGGCAGTGTTTGAGATCCACATGCTTAAGAAACCAGTTGCAAAGGAGAACCCCAATACTAGGCGCCGCCCACTGCTCACCCCTACCATACGCACCATGTAAACGGCTAAACGCTCGTGGGCACCACTTCGTTCTAAAGCGGTGGAGAGCATAAACGCCCCCATTAGCAGCAAAATAACGTGACTACCCAACGCTGAGGCAGCAGTGCCATGGTCGAGTACACCAAATAACGGTAGTAATGCAAAGGGTACCAACGAAGTAGCAGGAATAGGCAAAGCTTCGCTCACCCACCAAATAACCGTTAATGCCGTAATAGCCGCCGTAACAGCGGGCAAATATTCAACCAGTGAATAACGTAAAAATCCGTAAAACGCAATCGCCACGACTGGGCCAATCAAAATAAAGTGCTGACGGGTTAACTGCATAACATGTTCTGTCCTGATGTATTGTCCTAAGAGGTTACTTAGGTTTGACGCATATTTATCTTCCCCCCTGCTTTATGAATATCGATAAAACAGAGCGTGTTCACAATGAAAAACAATCATAAGGTTTCGCTCAAACGCTAGTTGGCCTCCCGTATTTTGACCCGCCGAGTCATCAATTTAGCCGAGCTATTCGCCTCGTGTACTGACGTGCTGGCCGTCCGAAAATGCTGCGTGACCTAATGAGCGTCGTGATCTAACCCGCTGCGCAACCTACCCCGCTGCGCAACCTACCCCGCTGCGCAATCTAACCCGCTGCGCAACTTAGCGTACGGTCTTGAACTAACACCTTATTGATTGTAATACTCTTCTAGTGTTCGCAGTGCGCTTGTGTAAGCATCTGTTTTACCAAGCGCTTTAAAATTAGCGCTTGACGCCTTAGCTAATTTCGGTAAACGCGGATTATGCGGAAAATCACTCGGTAAGCTGTCGATAACTTGCACGGCAGCGTCCGGATTATTGCACACCAACACCATGTCACATCCAGCATTTAATGCCGCGCTTGCTCTTGCGGCAAAGTTACCAATAAATGCCGCCCCTTGCATGGATAAATCATCAGAAAAAATCACGCCTTCAAATTGCATTGCTTTACGTAGGTAGGTTTGAAGCCACACGTTAGAAAATCCTGCAGGCATGTCATGCACATCAGGGTAAACAACATGTGCGGGCATCACCCCATCGAGTAATCCCATTTCGTTTAAGCGGGTAAAAATCTGCATATCCAACTGAGTGATTTGTTCTAAGCTGCGATTATCGACTGGCATAGCTATGTGGGAATCTTCTTTTACATTACCGTGCCCGGGAAAGTGTTTACCTGTGGCTTTCATGCCTGCACTGTGCATGCCTTTAATGAACTCACTGGCCATCTGAATTAAAGGCTCAGGCTGAGAATGAAAAGAACGATCACCTATTACGTCCGATACACCGTTTAAATCCAATACCGGCGCAAAACTTAAATCAATATCAAATGCCAAACACTCGGCTGCCATCAACCAACCAAAGGTTTTGCAGTAGTGTTGGGCTTTAGATAGATCCTCTGCGCATTGATGGTATATCGCCCCCATTGCAGGAATGGCACTGAAACCATCACGAAAACGTTGTACTCGCCCACCCTCATGATCGACACCGATTAACACCTGATTTCGTGCCGCTAAACGAATTTGCGCAATAAGTTGCGCAAGTTGCTTTTGATCATAATAGTTACGGCTGAATAAAATAACGCCACCCACCAGCGGATGGTCGAGCAACTCTTTGTCATCAGGTGTTAATTCACAACCTGTGACATCTAACATTATTGGTCCCATGAATCATCTTATAACGCGTTAAATTAAATCCACTATAAGAGAAGCCGTTAAATAAACAAAGTCTCAAACGCCCCTTAATAGATTAAAGTGCAAATTATTCTTAAATAGCGCCTAGACAATAAACAAACACGCATAATCTGCGCACAAATCAAGCGTTAGAACCCTTAGAAAAATCATAGACATAAAAATGTATGACATTCCGCGCTGGGCATGATTATACTAGGTAAAATCGTTATTTTATTGAGTGACTATGGGTTTTCACACCGTTGGATTGATAGGCAAGCAAGGGCATTCTGGAGCGAATTTAAGCTTGCAGGCTCTGATTGTTTATCTTAAACAAAAAGACTGCCGAGTCATTGTTGAGCAAAGCTGCGCGTCGCAATTAAAAGGCAACGGATTTGAAATAGCCGACCTGAACACCATAGGTACCCAAGCCGATTTAGCCATTGTGGTCGGTGGTGACGGCAATATGCTTGGCGCCGCTCGCGTGTTGGCTAAACATAATGTTGCGGTAGTCGGCATCAACCGAGGCAACTTAGGCTTTTTAACCGATATCAACCCAGATGATTTCGAACGCCAACTAGACACGATTTTTACTGGTGAGTGCCAAATCGAGCAGCGCTTTTTGCTTGAGCTTGAAGTCTATCGAGGGGGTGAGCTTCAAAGCACCAATTCAGCGGTAAACGAAGTGGTTTTGCACCACGGAAAAGTCGCTCACATGATGGAGTTCGAAGTCTACTTAGATGAAAACTTCGTTTTTAGTCAACGCTCTGATGGGCTTATTGTTGCTACTCCAACCGGTTCAACAGCGTATTCATTATCCGGTGGAGGGCCGATTTTAACTCCGAATTTAGATGCTCTTAGCCTAGTACCTATGTTCCCTCATACGCTCAGCGCTCGCCCCATAGTAGTGGATGCCAACAGCACGGTACGCATGAAAGTATCCAAAGAGAACAAAGATAATCTGCAGGTCAGTTGCGACAGTCACATCGTGCTCACCGTATTACCCGGAGACGAAATAGTCATCCGCAAAAACCCAGCAAAATTATCGCTAATCCACCCTAAAGATTACAATTATTTCAACGTGTTACGCACAAAACTAGGCTGGGGTAGTAAACTTTACTAACCCTAGTTGCAACACAACTTAAGCTACTGTCTTTAGATAATCGAAGATTTGATAAACCACTTTTTCGAAATATTTATACCAATTCCATTAAATAATTGGCCTGCAGGCCTGTATTGACCATAGTGTTTGACGCGAAATTTTGTATACAGTCAATTCAGTTTTGCCTACGCCAATCATCACTACATAAAGTCGTCTCTCACTTGCAACGCGTATAGTCAGTACCTAGCCATAAATATCTCTTTATTTTAGCGCCACAGGTAACCCTTATAAAAGGATCTATCTTATTGATTTACAACCATTCCACCTAGTTGTAAAAAAAGACACTGTCGCTAATACTGAAAAAGTTCACTAGACAGGCGCGTAAATATGTATATATTTACAGCAACTGTATATTTGAACAGGCTTTGATATGTTACTTCATTTATCTATTCGAAATTTTGCTGTGGTTAAATCATTAGACATCGATTTAGCGCAAGGTATGACAGCGGTGACAGGTGAAACCGGTGCCGGCAAGTCTATTTCTGTTGATGCCCTAGGACTGTGCCTCGGTGACAGGGCCGAAGCGGGGTTCGTACGCAGCGGAGCTGATAAAGCTGAGCTGTGTGCATCATTTGACGTGAGCAAATTAACACTCGCGACTAAATGGTTGCAAGAGCACGAATTAGATGACGGAGATGATTGTTTAATCAGACGGGTTATTTCAAGTGAAGGTCGCTCTAAAGCCTTCATTAATGGTACGCCTGTACCGCTAAGCCAACTGAAATCTTTAGGTCAATACTTATTAAGCATTCATGGTCAACATGCCCATCAACAGATTTTAAAAGCAGAGACACAGCGCGAGTTGCTCGACAACTTTGCCGAGCACACTTCCATACTGAACAAGGTAGCGCTGCACTATCGCTCGCTGCAACAAAAACAAAAGCAATATCGCGAACTTTTGGCTGGTCAACAACAACGTGCGGATCGTTTTCAGCTTTTGTCTTATCAAGTCTCAGAGCTAGATGAGTTTGCAATCGGTGAAGGTGAATTTGGTGAGCTTGAAAGTGAACATAAAAAACTCAGCAATAGCCAAGCCTTGCTAGAGCAAACCCAATTAAGCTTTTATCAGCTGTATGAAGCAGATGACTTCAATGCATTGTCAGCTGTGCAAAACAGCATAGATAGATTAACGGAATTACAAGAGCACGACCCTTCCCTTTCACCCATTTTAACGCTATTAAATGAGGCCAGCATTCAAATTGATGAAGCCGCCCAAGAGCTTAGACACTACACTGAGCAATTAGAAATTGACCCCATGAAAATGCAACAGGTAGAAGCCCGTTATTCGCAAGCGTTGGATTTAGCTAGAAAGCACCAAGTGCAAGCTGAAGGCTTATATGATTATCATCAAACATTAGCTCAAGAATTATCACAACTATCTCAAGACGATGAATTACTGGAAAGTATACAAGAAGAATTAATTTCACTAGAAAAGCAATACTTTGACAGTGCTGAGCAACTCAGCTTATCGCGCACCAAAGCCGCCGGTAAATTAGCGAAACAGGTAGAAAGCCAAATTCATAAAATGAATATGGTTGATGCGATATTTAAAATTGAAGTTGAACCGCAAGCCAACAGCGCCCCGAGTAAACACGGTTTAGATAATATTCAATTCAAAGTATCAACGAACAAAGGCCAGAGCTTAGATAAAATTGAGAAGGTCGTTTCTGGAGGTGAGTTATCGCGTATTGGTTTGGCAATACAGGTTATTAGCTCTCACAATAGCCAAGTTGCCACTATGATTTTTGACGAAGTCGATACCGGTATTAGTGGCTCGACCGCTTCAGTGGTAGGTCATCTACTGCGAAAGTTAGGAGAAACCTGCCAAGTAATTTGCGTAACGCATTTACCCCAAGTGGCTGCGCGAGCGCATAACCAAATGTTTGTCACTAAGTTCAGTGACAAGAAAACGACTGAGACTCACATGATTTCTTTACAAGAAAGTGAACGAATTGAAGAGTTGGCACGTCTACTAGCTGGAGACAAATTAACAGATTCTGCGCTCGCCAACGCTAAAGAGTTACTACAAATCAGTAATTCATAACAATTATGCATTGATTAGGCTATCTTGGCTGAGTTAGGATGCTTCGCCTAAGGACCTTTAGCGAAGTATGTGTAGGGTCATTATTTACCTATTAGCTGAGAATTTAAATAAGAATGAAGTTTAGAAATATATTGGTGGTGATTGCTGCCTCGTTGATGTTATCTGCATGTGCTGATTGGATTTATCGAATTGACGTTCCGCAAGGTAACTTTTTGGATGAGCGTGACGTAAGTAAATTGCGTATTAACATGACAAAAGAGCAAGTAGTGTACGTATTAGGAAAGCCCGTTGTTGAAGACTCTTTTGATCACGACACTTGGTATTACTTGTATCAAATGAAGCGCGGCATGGCTAAACGCGGTAAAGATTTTCGTAAGGAACTGACTCTTAGCTTTGTAGATAACCGTGTTAGCGAGGTTTCTGGAGACTTTGAGCTCTCTGAAGACTTCTATACCCCGTTAGATGAGTAAGCCTCAGCTTAAAAAATAACAAATGTCGGTTAATTTATTCTTTATCATTTGCGTGCAGAATAAATTAATCGATCTTCAGTTACCTAGCCAATAGCCACCATATATTTTTGGACTTTATAGTCTTTTAGAGCCCTCCTCTTCTTTTCTTTTTACTGCGTAATCTAGTTATTTACCGCTATTTAATTTAGCGACAAACCCGCTAATCTGAGCGAGAGCAGGTATATTTGTCATAAAACTGACGGTAATTCCCGCTAATATTAGCCGAGTCATGGGCGCTTATGGCATAA from the Paraglaciecola mesophila genome contains:
- a CDS encoding SLC13 family permease, with the translated sequence MQLTRQHFILIGPVVAIAFYGFLRYSLVEYLPAVTAAITALTVIWWVSEALPIPATSLVPFALLPLFGVLDHGTAASALGSHVILLLMGAFMLSTALERSGAHERLAVYMVRMVGVSSGRRLVLGFSFATGFLSMWISNTATVLIILPMALAVLSHVDNPKLKVALILGIAYSASVGGLGTLIGTPPNVIFAGIYQQQTGHEFGFLAWMKVGVPVVLISLPIIALWLTRNVTLEHDIELPELGPWRKEESRTLWVFGLTALAWITRNEPFGGWSGWFDIPYAGDSTIALTAAVVMFVVPNGKGSRLLDWGTAKNIPWGVLLLFAGGIALAKGFSASGLSEILGQWLLGLTNLPLVMVILAICLIVTYLTEITSNTATATLLMPILAVAAISSDNDPALFMIPAAMAASCAFMLPVATAPNAIVYGSGEVSINDMVKEGAILSFLISSIVGLLCYAMLR
- the nagZ gene encoding beta-N-acetylhexosaminidase; translated protein: MLDVTGCELTPDDKELLDHPLVGGVILFSRNYYDQKQLAQLIAQIRLAARNQVLIGVDHEGGRVQRFRDGFSAIPAMGAIYHQCAEDLSKAQHYCKTFGWLMAAECLAFDIDLSFAPVLDLNGVSDVIGDRSFHSQPEPLIQMASEFIKGMHSAGMKATGKHFPGHGNVKEDSHIAMPVDNRSLEQITQLDMQIFTRLNEMGLLDGVMPAHVVYPDVHDMPAGFSNVWLQTYLRKAMQFEGVIFSDDLSMQGAAFIGNFAARASAALNAGCDMVLVCNNPDAAVQVIDSLPSDFPHNPRLPKLAKASSANFKALGKTDAYTSALRTLEEYYNQ
- a CDS encoding LysR family transcriptional regulator; the protein is MNTKQLEYFLATVEQGSISSAAKVLDVAQPAISLQLANLEHELKIKLFERNFRGVSLTLAGTQFEEHARLILNQINTAKFDLIGLQTECKGKVVIGLSQSLCNVLSVQLQTELEHRFPNVELAFRVGPSYMVESWFAEQQIDIALCYNVELSKHAASSLALMNENLYLYISPRPKNPSYSELTLYGSIPFEALQDYELFMPDRRDALPKLLEEQAHKRGIKLKTRNAFGQLMTTLHYISQGFGLAIYPSSATCHLEVNHQIRAIKITEPELKREVYLRLADHQHKNPAVAAVFELIRETTANLHADNSWRGELLDSKYQQQSVINIESAVAG
- a CDS encoding outer membrane protein assembly factor BamE; amino-acid sequence: MKFRNILVVIAASLMLSACADWIYRIDVPQGNFLDERDVSKLRINMTKEQVVYVLGKPVVEDSFDHDTWYYLYQMKRGMAKRGKDFRKELTLSFVDNRVSEVSGDFELSEDFYTPLDE
- a CDS encoding YunC family protein, with translation MVKIIGAALSLVFSIGAQASEFNWGELKRERIELELPLLTIQGSKGLLACAYVDVKTCEKTGEACAIVSGVKTHDDMLQRPVTQVSKAARQLGVETGMSGAQALHILR
- a CDS encoding flavin monoamine oxidase family protein encodes the protein MLNITRRQFLNYVGAAGGSSALLKTSLALGLMPDDSYSGPVHITPAAKGEQPTALILGAGVAGLATALELEKAGIHCTILEASFRPGGRNLTVRNGDKIDEMGNTQICQFDKQDNLYFNCGPARIPGHHRRLLHYCRALNVPLQIKANSSKMAYFHDDNSLDGKPKRIIEYHTDVRGLMSELLWKSADSHNFDQMMSEEDVAKLMKFSQTYGDLTENGKYIGSERAGSTTDRMLEFPTPHAPIELKAMLDSQFWYGGLLGAELYDWCEPLMEPVGGMDGVIKGFLRHLKTQPVLNAQVKKIFNRDNGVEVTYEQGGKLHTVQADYCFNNIPAYFMAGIDNNFSETYQAGLDSVKRGHLFKIAYQMSERFWERDGIYGGISYTTDPINQLWYPSHDIHAQKGILLGAYTWDAKVSGIFEKMTPQERLTAGALSAEKIHPGCSKYIENGISIPWARMNHQMGCGMRMSPEDFDKYYHLLQKPEGRHFMIGDQISHHSGWQEGALASSEQALKQFNQLVSSHTKSGAASHVA
- the nadK gene encoding NAD(+) kinase: MGFHTVGLIGKQGHSGANLSLQALIVYLKQKDCRVIVEQSCASQLKGNGFEIADLNTIGTQADLAIVVGGDGNMLGAARVLAKHNVAVVGINRGNLGFLTDINPDDFERQLDTIFTGECQIEQRFLLELEVYRGGELQSTNSAVNEVVLHHGKVAHMMEFEVYLDENFVFSQRSDGLIVATPTGSTAYSLSGGGPILTPNLDALSLVPMFPHTLSARPIVVDANSTVRMKVSKENKDNLQVSCDSHIVLTVLPGDEIVIRKNPAKLSLIHPKDYNYFNVLRTKLGWGSKLY
- the recN gene encoding DNA repair protein RecN, giving the protein MLLHLSIRNFAVVKSLDIDLAQGMTAVTGETGAGKSISVDALGLCLGDRAEAGFVRSGADKAELCASFDVSKLTLATKWLQEHELDDGDDCLIRRVISSEGRSKAFINGTPVPLSQLKSLGQYLLSIHGQHAHQQILKAETQRELLDNFAEHTSILNKVALHYRSLQQKQKQYRELLAGQQQRADRFQLLSYQVSELDEFAIGEGEFGELESEHKKLSNSQALLEQTQLSFYQLYEADDFNALSAVQNSIDRLTELQEHDPSLSPILTLLNEASIQIDEAAQELRHYTEQLEIDPMKMQQVEARYSQALDLARKHQVQAEGLYDYHQTLAQELSQLSQDDELLESIQEELISLEKQYFDSAEQLSLSRTKAAGKLAKQVESQIHKMNMVDAIFKIEVEPQANSAPSKHGLDNIQFKVSTNKGQSLDKIEKVVSGGELSRIGLAIQVISSHNSQVATMIFDEVDTGISGSTASVVGHLLRKLGETCQVICVTHLPQVAARAHNQMFVTKFSDKKTTETHMISLQESERIEELARLLAGDKLTDSALANAKELLQISNS